AGCCGGATCCCGGGCCGGCGGCATTGTACCGCGATCATGTTGGCAACGATACCAACAGCATCGCCACCCGGCCGTGGCAGTATTTCTTTACAGACAGTTTACTGCAACAACTGATAAATCGCGGTATCAACGAAAACCTGGATCTGAAAATAGCCATGCAACGCATTGCGGCAGCCCAGGCGGCATTCAGACAAAGCAGGCAGGCATTTCTTCCGGACCTGAATGCGACTGCCTCCGTAAAGCAATCACGATTGGCATTCCCGCAGGGGTTCGGACTGATCAATACCGCCACGCAGTACGACGCCGGACTAACTGCCAGCTGGGAAGTGGATATATGGGGCAAACTCCGTAGCAGCAAAAAGGCGGCCCAGGCAGCCCTGCTGAGTACAATAGCCGGCAGGCAGGCCGTACAAAGCAGTCTGATCGCTGATATCGCCGGAACGTATTACACGCTGCTGGCACTGGACGAGCAGCTGCGGGTACTGCAACAAACCCTCGCCAACCGGAACGAAGATGTAAACAGTATGCGCGATCTGAAAGCTTCCGGTATTGTGAATGGCGCTGCTGTGGTACAAAGCGAAGCCAATCAATATGCGGCAGCAGTGGCTATCCCTGATGTAAAGCGGCAAATCAGGGAAACAGAAAACGCCCTGAGCATACTGCTGACACTGCCTCCGGGGGCCATCCGGCGCAGTGCGCTGCCAGCCCAGCAATTGCCCGGCAATCTATCTACCGGTATACCCGCCCAACTCCTTAGCCGGCGGCCCGATGTACAAGCGGCAGAACTGCTGTTCCGTAATACATTTGAACAGACCAACGTAGCCCGTACTGCCTTCTATCCCAGCCTGAACATCACTGCCTCCGGTGGATTTTCGAGCTTCGATTTCGCCAAATGGTTCACCAGCGACGGACTGTTTGCCAATATCATTGGCGGCATCACACAACCAGTTTTCAACAAGGGATTGAATAAGGCCCGTCTTGCAACCGCGCAGGCCCAACAACAGGAAGCCCTGTACAATTTCAGTAAAGTTATGCTGGCTGCGGGAAAAGAAGTATCTGATGCGCTTTATTCTCTCGAATCAGTAACAGAAAAAAAAGAAAACCGGGAAAAGCAACTGGCGTCACTGGAGAAGGCGGTCGACTTTACCAAAGAATTGTTGCGCTACAGTTCTACCACCAACTACACCGATGTACTGACCTCAGAACAAAATCTACTCAACGCACAGATTGGTAAGATCAACGATCAGTTACAGCAATGGCAGGCGGTGATTGCATTGTATCATGCAGTGGGTGGAGGCGCCAATTAAAGTGGACTACCTGCCATATCCAATCTGGCACCCTGGAGGATCCAGGCAAGGGTTTACCTTTACCACATTTAAACCAGCTACAACATGAACGTACAGGTACAAAAGCAAAAGGCGGAGCAATTCAGGGCATTACATCATACAGGGAAAATATTACTGCTGCCCAATGTATGGGATTACATCAGTACCCGGCTGGTGGCCCATTGCAACCTGCCGGCGATTGCTACCGCCAGTATTGCCACTGCATTGGCGAACGGATATCCCGATGGCGAAGCCATACCGTTCGGCCGATTGCTGGAAGTAGTACGCAGTATCGTACAGGCCGCCGGTGAGCTTCCTGTGACAGTGGATATTGAAAGGGGATTTGCCGGATCACTGCCGGAGTTGCAGCACAACATTGCTCAGCTCATCACGGCAGGAGCGGTAGGTATTAATATAGAAGACAGCGATGCCGGCCATCAGCATCTGACGCCTGTTGCCGTACAATGCGAAAAGATATCTGCCATCCGGGATGTGGCCCGGGATATGGGAGTACCGTTATTCATCAATGCGAGAACAGATGCTTTCATTTCGGCTAATGTCAGCGATCCGGTGGAAGAAAGTATCCGGCGGGCGGACGCCTATGCCGGGGCAGGCGCCGACGGCGTATTTCCCATCAGGATTGATACGTATGAAGCTATAACGGCCATCACTACACGAACTTCATTACCTGTGAATGTATTAATGATACCACCGGTAGCTGATCTGAAAAAGCTGGAGGCAGCGGGTATAGCCCGGGTGAGCTTTGGGCCCAGGTTATTCAGTCTTGCGCTGACCAATATGAAAGAAGCCGTAGAAGCGCTGCTCCAGGGCGAAAGCCAGGCCTTTTCGGAACGAACATTACTGCCACCCGACGCGCTGCACCAGCTGCTGTAAGAAAACTCGTAAGACATAATGCTATGAATAGTTTTTCCTGCGGGTAAAATGGGATTAATTGTATATTTAGTCCTCATATCTTTACTCATTTTCATGAAATACACTACTCTGGGCAAATCTGGCCTTATCGTATCCAAACTATCCTTTGGCGCCATGACCTTCGGCAGCGATCCATCCATGCCAAGCGTTTACAAAGTTTCGGAAACCGACGCCAACGCGATGGTTGGCAAAGCGCTCGACAGCGGGATTAATTTCTTTGATACAGCCGACGGCTATGCCGGCGGGCAATCAGAGCTCATGTTGGGCAAACTGCTGGCGCCACGGCGTCAGGAGGTAATTATTACCACCAAGGTTGGGTTCCGGACGGGACAGCCGATAACACAGGCGGGGCTGTCGCGCCGGCACATATTGTACTCCTGCGAGCAGAGCCTGAAACGACTTGGCACCGACTACATTGATCTGTACGTCCTGCACAAGGAAGATCCTTACACACCGCTTGAAGAAACGCTGGCTGCGCTGGACGACCTCGTTAAAGCGGGCAAGGTAAGATACGTGGGATTCTCGAACTGGTCGGCCTGGAAAGCGGCCGTGGCCCATCAGATGCAGCTGCACAACGGCTGGAGTTCATTCGTTAATGCACAGCTCAACTACTCACTGGTAGGTCGCGATGCGGAACACGACCTGATACCGTTCATGCAATATGGCGGATTAGGCATGACCGTGTGGAGCCCGTTAGCCAGTGGCTTTCTGAGCGGCAAGTACACCCGCGAAAATCTGAAAGATGAAAACAACCGGCTGTCGGGTTTCGATTTGATCCCTACCGATAAGGAACATGGTTTCCGGATCATTGAAAAGATCCGGGAAATAGCACCTGCCTATAACGCCACCGTGGCGCAGGTATCACTGGCATGGCTACTTAGCAAACCTGTTGTATCCAGTGTCATTATCGGTGCTTCTAAAATGCATCAGCTCGAAGATAATCTGAAGGCAGCGGATGTGGAGTTATCTGCCGCAGATGTAGCCACATTGGATGAAATATCCCGTATAGCTGCGCCGTACCCACATTGGTTTAATCAGATGCTGGTGGATCCGGTGCATAAGGAAAGAATTACGAATTAGGAATTACGAAATAGAGCGAAGGCCTTAGCGAAAGGTCTTCGCTCTATTTCGTAATTCGTAACTCTTTCCCGCTATTTCAGCTTCCATTTTTCTACAATCTGCGCATTGAAACCTTCTCCTTCTTTAGGATTAGGAGTGCCTTTACCGGTAGTAATCAGGCTACGCAGGCTGTTGTTGACGTAGTTGCTCCAGGCGTCGAAGCAGACATGGTAGCATTCATAGTCCGGCACCAATCCCCAATGGGTAAAACGGACGGCCGTTTTGTTATCTTCCCGGAAGATGTCAAAAGTGATACGGGTATCCGTCCATTCAGTTTTATCCTCTACAAAACTGAAATAGTTATTTAACACCCGCCAGGTAACTTTTTCCTCCGGAACCACTTCCTCGAGTTTCACTTTACAGATATGAACATCTTTATAGTGGTACAGGAACACATCGTTGAGTTCCGCGGTACCGCCATCAATTTCTTCAGACCACCATCCGCGAACATTGGTAATGGCGTCGAATGCCTGCCGGGGTGTCTGATCCACTAAAATAGTGGTAGTAAAATCCTGGTTATTCATGGTTATAAACAATTTAAAAACAGATGAATATCATTACAAAAGTAGCGACCTCCTCATTAATAAAAAGGGTGTAAAACAGACTTTTTAGAGGGGCGTTTCGGACCTGTTAAAATATCTACCTTTGGTTAAAAAACTCCGATGCAACATCTTACTATCGTTGTCCCGGAAGGGAGGAACAACTTAAGCAGCATTAGCGGTACTTACGAGATACTAACACGGGCCAATGAGTACCATAAGCAAAATGGTAAAGATAAAACGGCGTTATTCAGGATTGAACTGGCAGGCACATCGAAGCATGTGGAGTACGGTGATGGATTGTTTACCGTGCATCCGCATACCAGCATATCAGCTATCAAGAAAACCGACCTGGTAGTCATTCCATCGCTAAGCCATAACTACCAGCTGGGCATCCAGGAAAATAAAGCGTTGATTTCATGGCTGGCAAAGCAATATAAGGGCGGTGCAGAAATAGCAAGTATCTGTACCGGCGCCTACCTGCTTGCTGCAGCAGGATTACTGGACGGAAAAAGTTGCTCCACGCACTGGAACGAAACTGAAAAATTCCGAAGTATGTTCCCCAAAGTGAATCTGCAACCGGACAAACTGATCACCGATGAAAACGGGATCTACACTAACGGTGGCGGCTACTCGTTTCTGAACCTGATGCTCTATCTTGTAGAGAAAAAATACGACCGGCAAACTGCGATCTATTGTTCCAAGATCTTCCAGATCGAAATAGACCGGCAAAGCCAGTCGACCTTCATCATATTTAAAGGGCAAAAGTTACACGACGATGAACTGGTAAAAGAAGCACAGACCTATATAGAGCAAAATCTTCATGAAAAAATATCTGTTGAACAGTTGTCGGCTATGTTTGCCATTGGCAGGCGGCACTTCGACAGGAGATTCATCAAAGCTACGGGCAACACCCCCCTGGAATATCTGCAGCGGGTAAAAATAGAATCCGCCAAAAAAGCATTTGAAACGAGCCGCAAGTCGGTTAATGAAGTAATGTATGATGTTGGTTATTTAGATGTAAAGGCATTCCGGGAAGTGTTCAGGAAGATCACGGGATTGTCGCCCCTGGAGTATAGGAGCAGGTATAATGCGGCGTTTAGTATTGCGAATTGAGAATATGAAATTTATGCTAATTTACTTAGTAATCGTATATTTGTGCTATGTATTATAGAAGGAAACTAACACTGGCTTTATTGCAAAAATTTGGAGGTACTTTAGGCAAAACCAGCTTTCAAAAGCTTATGCTACTGTTGACCAAACAACAAGAACGCCCGGATTACCATTTTGTTCCTTATAAATACGGTTGCTTTTCTTTTCAGGCCATGGCTGATATATCCACTATGGAAAAGTATGAGCAGGTGGCGCAAGACAGTCACGGAATAAGAAAAACTGATACAGCCGATTATATCATCCAATTAAAGGAGAATGATCAAAAAGCATTAAATCAATTATTCCTGTTACACGGCAAGAAGAACTATAAAGATTTAATTAAATACACTTATAACAAATATCCGTTTTACGCAATTAATAGTGAAATTGCAGATAGATATCTTACCGAAGACGACTTAAAAATAGTTCGTCAGCATAGGCCCCAGAGTAATCACACTATTTTGTATACTATTGGATATGAAGGTATTACTTTGGAAGAATACTTAAATAAACTTATCGTAAAAGATGTTAAAGTATTAGTGGACGTGAGAAACAACCCACTCAGTATGAAATATGGCTTTAGTAAAAGCCAGCTAGTGAACTCCTGTCGGAGTGTAGGGATAGAGTATATCCACATCCCGGAGGTTGGAATTGTTTCAGAACAAAGGCAAGAGTTAAAATCACAAAAGGATTATGACAATCTATTTGCTAAATATTGTCAGGTTAATCTGCCTAGTACTTTAACTGAACAAAAACAAATTCTGCAACTACTGAAAAGTAAGGCCCGAATTGCTCTTACCTGCTTTGAAGCAAATATCTGCCAATGTCATAGAAAACATCTGGCAGAAGCAATAACCCGGTTGCCCCAATGGAATTATGAGTTAATCCATTTATAAATGCCCAGAAAAAAAATTCTGATAACCGTTACAACCTATCCTTTACCTTCCAGGAGCTATGATGAGTTAGTCTGTACTGCAGGTTTTTTGGAAGATGGAAGCTGGATTAGAATTTATCCTGTTCCTTTGAGCTTTTTAAGCGACGAGAAATTTGCCGGCAGACTCAAAAAAGGTGTGAAATATACCTGGATTGAATTAGATATAGAAAAGCGACACGATGACTTTCGTCCTGAGAGTTACTCCCCGAAATATTATGACTTTCGGGATTTGATAGTCCATGAGCCCCGATTGGGGACCGACAAGAATTGGTTTCAACGGAAGCAACTCTGTCTTCGGAATGTTTATGCCAGTCTGACCCAACTTATTGATGATTCAAAGGCGCCAAAAAACACGTCGCTTGCGGCGTTCAGACCTGCAAAAATTATCGGATTCGAATGGGAAACAGATGAACGTAATTGGAAAAATGAGTGGGTTGAAATTCGAAAACAGACAGATCTATTTGCCCAGGGTAATATTGATCCTGTTAAAATGATCCCAAAGGTTCCGTATAAATTTTTCTATAAATTTTTA
The genomic region above belongs to Chitinophaga sp. 180180018-3 and contains:
- a CDS encoding helix-turn-helix domain-containing protein encodes the protein MQHLTIVVPEGRNNLSSISGTYEILTRANEYHKQNGKDKTALFRIELAGTSKHVEYGDGLFTVHPHTSISAIKKTDLVVIPSLSHNYQLGIQENKALISWLAKQYKGGAEIASICTGAYLLAAAGLLDGKSCSTHWNETEKFRSMFPKVNLQPDKLITDENGIYTNGGGYSFLNLMLYLVEKKYDRQTAIYCSKIFQIEIDRQSQSTFIIFKGQKLHDDELVKEAQTYIEQNLHEKISVEQLSAMFAIGRRHFDRRFIKATGNTPLEYLQRVKIESAKKAFETSRKSVNEVMYDVGYLDVKAFREVFRKITGLSPLEYRSRYNAAFSIAN
- a CDS encoding SRPBCC domain-containing protein — encoded protein: MNNQDFTTTILVDQTPRQAFDAITNVRGWWSEEIDGGTAELNDVFLYHYKDVHICKVKLEEVVPEEKVTWRVLNNYFSFVEDKTEWTDTRITFDIFREDNKTAVRFTHWGLVPDYECYHVCFDAWSNYVNNSLRSLITTGKGTPNPKEGEGFNAQIVEKWKLK
- a CDS encoding isocitrate lyase/phosphoenolpyruvate mutase family protein gives rise to the protein MNVQVQKQKAEQFRALHHTGKILLLPNVWDYISTRLVAHCNLPAIATASIATALANGYPDGEAIPFGRLLEVVRSIVQAAGELPVTVDIERGFAGSLPELQHNIAQLITAGAVGINIEDSDAGHQHLTPVAVQCEKISAIRDVARDMGVPLFINARTDAFISANVSDPVEESIRRADAYAGAGADGVFPIRIDTYEAITAITTRTSLPVNVLMIPPVADLKKLEAAGIARVSFGPRLFSLALTNMKEAVEALLQGESQAFSERTLLPPDALHQLL
- a CDS encoding aldo/keto reductase, yielding MKYTTLGKSGLIVSKLSFGAMTFGSDPSMPSVYKVSETDANAMVGKALDSGINFFDTADGYAGGQSELMLGKLLAPRRQEVIITTKVGFRTGQPITQAGLSRRHILYSCEQSLKRLGTDYIDLYVLHKEDPYTPLEETLAALDDLVKAGKVRYVGFSNWSAWKAAVAHQMQLHNGWSSFVNAQLNYSLVGRDAEHDLIPFMQYGGLGMTVWSPLASGFLSGKYTRENLKDENNRLSGFDLIPTDKEHGFRIIEKIREIAPAYNATVAQVSLAWLLSKPVVSSVIIGASKMHQLEDNLKAADVELSAADVATLDEISRIAAPYPHWFNQMLVDPVHKERITN
- a CDS encoding efflux transporter outer membrane subunit; translation: MNIRYKWLAALALLAVSCKVTQPYQQPDPGPAALYRDHVGNDTNSIATRPWQYFFTDSLLQQLINRGINENLDLKIAMQRIAAAQAAFRQSRQAFLPDLNATASVKQSRLAFPQGFGLINTATQYDAGLTASWEVDIWGKLRSSKKAAQAALLSTIAGRQAVQSSLIADIAGTYYTLLALDEQLRVLQQTLANRNEDVNSMRDLKASGIVNGAAVVQSEANQYAAAVAIPDVKRQIRETENALSILLTLPPGAIRRSALPAQQLPGNLSTGIPAQLLSRRPDVQAAELLFRNTFEQTNVARTAFYPSLNITASGGFSSFDFAKWFTSDGLFANIIGGITQPVFNKGLNKARLATAQAQQQEALYNFSKVMLAAGKEVSDALYSLESVTEKKENREKQLASLEKAVDFTKELLRYSSTTNYTDVLTSEQNLLNAQIGKINDQLQQWQAVIALYHAVGGGAN
- a CDS encoding DUF488 domain-containing protein gives rise to the protein MQKFGGTLGKTSFQKLMLLLTKQQERPDYHFVPYKYGCFSFQAMADISTMEKYEQVAQDSHGIRKTDTADYIIQLKENDQKALNQLFLLHGKKNYKDLIKYTYNKYPFYAINSEIADRYLTEDDLKIVRQHRPQSNHTILYTIGYEGITLEEYLNKLIVKDVKVLVDVRNNPLSMKYGFSKSQLVNSCRSVGIEYIHIPEVGIVSEQRQELKSQKDYDNLFAKYCQVNLPSTLTEQKQILQLLKSKARIALTCFEANICQCHRKHLAEAITRLPQWNYELIHL